The Tubulanus polymorphus chromosome 3, tnTubPoly1.2, whole genome shotgun sequence nucleotide sequence TTGGATCGTATTCCATGCGTAGCCAGAGCGTCGATGATCCGATCTACTCGTTCGTGGCTGACGCACGTTGACAAGGCCTCGCCAACGGCTATCGCTTTACTATATGTGCCCCAAATCGGAATGTCGAGGAGCTGGTGCCCGCGGGTAACGTATGTACCGTAGCCGACGTAAGGCGTGAAATGCCCATCAGGATCGATAAGTAAGTCGGCCAATAGTTCTTCCACAAGACTTTCTTTACCGCGAGGTAAATCCATTGTAACGGATGCAACGCTTGACAGATCGTCTGCTTGTTGCGGGGAAACGACAGTAGACGGGCTGACGTTTAGTTTATTGGCGTAGGTTATCATGTTAACGAACGGTACTGCGCGCCCCGCACCGTCACCGTCTAATACAGTGACACCGAATGCAgacgataaaaataaagaggTGGCAATATTAACCACACCTAGTTCGCCGGTTAGTACGTATTTGAATCGCTCGAAACCATTGAATCGGGGATAGTTTCGCAAATCGCTCGCTCGCATTCGGCATTGTGACTGTATATAGTTGAACGTGTTGGTGACTGGAACGACGGGGGAAATCAGTGCCGACCCGTCAACTTCATCGGTTCCGACATcccagcgcgagaaaaaattCAACCTTTGAACCCGTCGGACTAGTTCGAAGAAATTGCTTTCGCCTTGATGAGGCAATGTTCTATGCGAATGTGATGGATCTGCGAGTCGTAACCCATCGATTTCGTCGCGCACAATTTTCGCGGCTTTCTGATTTCTGATCGATGCAATCGCAAATTTCCAACGACTCTTAGCGCTATAAACACTACTATTTGCCTTAGCTGCGGAGTCCGCTCCTGGCGTAGACTTTTCCTTCACCTTAGATGGGGAACCAATCAGAGCTATCATAACCATCCAATCAGATTCAGACACCAGACATCCCGACTGGATAATTGCAGGACCTTGCATTTTCTCGGTCATTTTCCTAAACGTATGAAATGAAAAGACGATCATATATACTTTTAAAGCTATATGATTATAAGTGAATATCAGAGGTGTTAGTCATATTTTTTATCTTACGGTACCTCGCGAATAACAATGGTCCACCACCACCACATCCGAGAACAACCGCTCCCTGGAGAATCTTATCCGTATCATGTTTCGTTACGATCCGCGTGCTCATAGTTATACGCCTATTGCAAGcaatgataaatatcatatacagagtaatatatatatatatatatatatatatatatatatatatatatatatatatatatatatatatatatatatatatatatatatatatatatatatatcatatatatcatatatcattatatatattagtgtatatatatatatatatatatatatatatatatatatatatatatatatatatatatatatatatatatatatatacactatatatatatatatatatacactatatatatatatactatagaGGACAAGCATTTGGACAAATaagaattcaaattttgatacaatagaattgattgattgaaaatgccatatatatatttgatcgCTTATGGCAAGGTATTTTCAGGTGTTATCAGAAGATGAGTGCCTATCCCTCATTAGAACATATAGGTTTTATCACCATGGCTTATCTTATGATTTGAGGAACTTACGCCTACCTTACCAACGGAATTCAGCTATACTGGCGTTAGCGCCTAATGTGAATTACGAATTGATTTGATCGCTAAGTTTTATTATGCAACTTTGTGTAGCAATGTTTCGATGCCACatgtatatttcaattcagaaaatataagTGAAATTAATAGGCCACGCAATTCAAGATATGTAGAATGCAAATATAGGAAAGGTCGGTCGAAATCTAATTGGGGTTTAATGTAAGCCgataaaatctatttgaacAATTCAATGACATACTAGTAAAATTATGCCACTTTTCGTAACATATCCACAGAATAGGAATGCACagaatatgaatgaaaactttCGAAAACGACCTATACCATAGACGCTGATACGAGGAGTCCATCCATAAACTAAACCATTTTTGGGTTTTAATCGCAACGATTACCTGTAACCTCTACAGTGCATCCATTTTCACTAGTAACTTACCTCTGGTACACGACTTTTCCGCAAATAATCTGCACGATTTATTACAGTGTAGTCTTCAATCGTTCGGCGGGTTTTATTGCTGATTTCTACGTCGTACCTTCCAGTTCCATGTATGATTTTAGCGGAAGTACACGAATAAAGAATTCCCCTGCCTCGTATTGATCTACCGCTGCTAGTACTAATTTTCTAATTAACTCTGAGTATTTTTTCCTACGAAGCGACTAAGCCACTGTTTACTACCGATAGTCACAATATCTTTTCATTACATTCCACGATGGAAAGCGAATATTCATGCGAACTTGGAGGCTGTATTGTAGATTTTAGTgatgcaaaaatatatttacttATCTGCCAAAGCTGGTCACCTCAAAAACAACAGCCAACTAATCAATCAGTTTGATTGCTCATTCATTCGATCAAACAATCGATTTATTATTTACAGTTTCAGCAGGATTTTCATTTCCAGATATAACGACCTTTATAGCGATCACGTAAACCGCCAGACGGTAGGTTACACGTCGCATCGGCGCATATCCTAATTGTGATGCGATGACATGTTTCTGACAATAAACATCATTGAAGCCTTCCTCTGGTGgaaattattttacatatCAGTTTGGTAaaacaaaatgatttattcttcCATGAATTGGGAAGTGAATACAAGCTTATGATTACGCTATGTATTCAATTGACCCCGTCATTCTGTCCAATGTCagaatcattatcatcttCCGGGTATAGAACGACATTCAGAGTGTTTGCAAACATCACATGCAGATTgagtgaaattaaaaaatcaagaTTTCTTTTATTGTTCAAGGCAAGATGATGTCTCGAAAGGTGATTAAACATGTATATGTGGAATTCTCACATCTATGCGTTGTTCACAGTCATCGCTTCGTGATAAGTTACCGACCAAACCGTTTTTCCAATCACAGCGTGCCAAATTGAAAATCCCACTCGCTCATTTTCAAGGTTATATACGGAACCCCGGAGGGGACATACGAAGTAATATCTTTGTGACAGTAAAATTATTGTAAAtgatttttagaaattattccaaacCAACGACCTCATAATGAAACATAATAAGCTTATTTATCTACAACGTATATCTAAAATTTCTTGTTCTTCAATCGATCGGTTATGTTTATATATcacttttttatctgatttttgCGTCAGTGAATTCAGGACGATTAGTATTGATCTTGCAGCGCCCCAGTCAATGATAATTGCGTTGAAAATTCTGTCGCCGGCGCAGTTAAAGCACACGAGATCAAACCGAAAACTTGTCTACGACGCGGAAAATGcaatttcttcatttgaaCATCACCACAACCACGACTGATACCACGACCCGACGAATGCGCTGTCGGGAACAGAGAGGAGCGCATATTGCCTTCGTGATGTACGTTTACGTGGGATTTCCGTTGGTATGCCTAGGCTTTGTCCTCAATTCCATAACCTTTGTCGTTTTAGGGAGGATACATCACACTTTCCATTCGCTTTActatttacttcaatttctcAGCGTGTCAGACTCCGCGTTTCTGTTACTGTCATTTCTCGAAGATCAGTTGCATTTTTTGGCTGCACTGCGATTGTACGCAAACGATTATTTGAAAGTTAGATTCGGTCAAATCTTTCCAACGTTGCATATGGTCGCGCAGCCCATGCGCCACTTCACAAAGGAATTACGCAATAATCTAACCGCTTTCCTCGGGATTGAACGTCTCATAAAGATATCTTTCCCGTTGAGGTCGCGACTGTGGTTGACGAAAGCATTTTGTAACGTCTCTCTGGTAGTCCTTGTAATCGTCATGATGGGCGCTAATGTTATGAATTTTCTATTCAAAGACGTTGTTTACAGGCCACGAACATGCCCATACGGTAAGCCTGGCTGGGTGATGATAAGGTTATCGAGTGGCTTTAAAAAATGGAAATACACGGCAATAGCAAAACCACTATTCGAAACAATTTTACCCTTGTCCGTATTAATATTCACTAATACGATCTTGATCTATAAGATATTTCTGTCAGCTCGAGTGACCAAACGACTCGgacaaaacaacaaaaatcCGATCGATAGCGCAACGAAAACTTCGTTCGTTATAGTTTctgttttctttatttttgaatttcctCACGCCGTTCACCATATTGACGCTCGACTGTTTCAGGATCGCGTTAATAAGTTGATATCAGAGCATCTCGGCGTACATCTTCCTATGTTAGCAAGAGTTCTGTCAATATTCGATTCGATTtgcaattttttcatttacatCTTCACAAACCCGACGTTCCGAAAGAACCTGCTTACAATTGGCCGTAT carries:
- the LOC141901854 gene encoding uncharacterized protein LOC141901854 gives rise to the protein MSTRIVTKHDTDKILQGAVVLGCGGGGPLLFARKMTEKMQGPAIIQSGCLVSESDWMVMIALIGSPSKVKEKSTPGADSAAKANSSVYSAKSRWKFAIASIRNQKAAKIVRDEIDGLRLADPSHSHRTLPHQGESNFFELVRRVQRLNFFSRWDVGTDEVDGSALISPVVPVTNTFNYIQSQCRMRASDLRNYPRFNGFERFKYVLTGELGVVNIATSLFLSSAFGVTVLDGDGAGRAVPFVNMITYANKLNVSPSTVVSPQQADDLSSVASVTMDLPRGKESLVEELLADLLIDPDGHFTPYVGYGTYVTRGHQLLDIPIWGTYSKAIAVGEALSTCVSHERVDRIIDALATHGIRSKILFRGQVICNVLQDNSARDMGHLTIENQRGNSRMKLWYMNEFMMAIPSDTNVPVAMAPDLIMIVPSVGPPVDLSSIGQIGKTEVYVLGAEASSKIRTTEIIENFEKVYCLFKDDCGKTIYTGSYRQLTFAGS